In Neodiprion pinetum isolate iyNeoPine1 chromosome 6, iyNeoPine1.2, whole genome shotgun sequence, one genomic interval encodes:
- the LOC138191178 gene encoding putative nuclease HARBI1 produces MAEGYLAIDISNLDYRVRRLERTLERKLMRREQDPFDLTNEEFIELYRINLQLAADLIDTLQPSLQRVRDSGLSVQTQVLTAVRYYAIGCYQRPVGDQWGISLSQSSVSRCIHDVKNAINERLLRPWVQFPMTPEDRQRAASQFVTARQPFQGAIGAIDCTHVALLGPREHEEAYVNHHGYHSLNVQAICDPNLKLLNINARYPGARNDSYIWSTSPVRRIMEHKYNRGERTFLIGDQGYPLEPWLMTPLPNEREGTPRFNYNQSLCSARNCVERLFGVLKNMYEDPDEYVINIPNMANMDDDDGNNLPPLAVARLEVAQVRGGFMFLFLANSVPPTWLTRRVGYTQVYGCMGLLAV; encoded by the exons ATGGCAGAGGGTTATCTTGCAATAGATATATCAAACTTAGATTATAGAGTTAGGCGTTTAGAACGAACATTAGAACGCAAGTTGATGCGAAGAGAGCAAGACCCATTTGATTTAACGAATGAAGAGTTTATTGAATTATACCGCATAAACCTACAACTTGCAGCAGACCTGATTGACACTTTACAGCCTAGTTTACAACGTGTGAGGGACAGTGGACTCTCAGTCCAAACACAG GTATTAACAGCTGTGAGATATTATGCCATCGGTTGTTATCAACGTCCAGTAGGAGACCAGTGGGGTATCTCATTAAGTCAGTCATCAGTAAGCCGGTGCATTCATGATGTCAAAAATGCTATCAATGAACGATTACTAAGGCCATGGGTACAATTTCCAATGACTCCGGAAGACCGGCAACGAGCAGCATCACAATTTGTCACCGCACGTCAACCATTTCAAGGAGCTATTGGAGCAATTGATTGCACTCATGTCGCATTGCTTGGGCCTAGAGAACATGAGGAGGCATATGTTAATCACCATGGATATCACTCACTCAATGTGCAAGCG ATATGTGATCCTAACTTGAAGTTATTAAACATCAATGCACGTTATCCTGGGGCAAGAAATGATTCATACATATGGAGTACATCCCCTGTACGACGCATAATGGAGCATAAATATAATCGAGGTGAAAGAACGTTTCTTATTG GTGACCAGGGTTACCCCTTGGAACCATGGCTGATGACTCCATTACCTAATGAACGAgaaggaactccacgtttcaattataatcaatCATTGTGTAGTGCAAGAAACTGTGTTGAACGACTGTTTGGAGTGCTTAAAA ATATGTATGAGGATCCAGATGAATATGTGATAAATATACCTAACATGGCGAACATGGATGATGATGACGGCAATAATCTTCCGCCTCTTGCGGTTGCTCGCC TGGAGGTGGCACAAGTCAGGGGTGGttttatgtttttgtttttggcaAACTCCGTACCACCGACTTGGCTGACGCGGCGCGTAGGCTATACTCAAGTATACGGGTGTATGGGCCTGCTAGCCGTTTAG